The Apium graveolens cultivar Ventura chromosome 11, ASM990537v1, whole genome shotgun sequence genome has a window encoding:
- the LOC141696395 gene encoding secreted RxLR effector protein 161-like, producing the protein MAVICKDKGGKCLNPTEFKSTVGGLRYLVHTRPDISYVIGIISHFLEKPTAMHLNATKRIMRYNKGTLNYGLIYSRDSANNVLTGYSDSDLAGHVIDIKSSTRVVFYLNESMVTWMSQKQKCMALWPCSRVRQNSWLLLQRHVKGYGYEIYLVKSRASILVLWFCLDNKSTINLGKNLVFQGRSKHIDIRYHFIREYVECGEIIIKHVRTEE; encoded by the coding sequence ATGGCAGTGATTTGTAAAGATAAAGGTGGGAAATGTTTGAATCCTACTGAATTCAAAAGTACTGTTGGGGGTTTACGGTACTTAGTCCATACCCGACCTGATATATCGTATGTTATCGGAATCATCAGTCATTTTCTGGAGAAGCCAACAGCTATGCACCTGAACGCAACGAAAAGGATAATGCGGTACAATAAAGGTACACTGAACTATGGTTTGATTTATTCAAGAGATAGTGCAAATAATGTATTGACAGGTTATTCAGATAGCGATCTCGCTGGTCATGTCATTGACATAAAGAGTTCCACTAGAGTAGTGTTTTATCTGAACGAAAGCATGGTGACTTGGATGTCACAGAAGCAAAAATGCATGGCATTGTGGCCTTGTTCTCGTGTGAGGCAGAATTCATGGCTGCTACTGCAACGGCATGTCAAGGGATATGGCTACGAAATTTATTTGGTGAAATCACGAGCGAGTATATTGGTCCTGTGGTTCTGTCTCGATAACAAGTCAACAATTAATTTGGGAAAAAATCTTGTTTTTCAAGGAAGGTCCAAGCATATCGATATTcgatatcacttcataagggagtACGTGGAGTGTGGTGAAATCATCATTAAGCACGTAAGAACTGAAGAGTAG